In Patescibacteria group bacterium, one genomic interval encodes:
- a CDS encoding type IV pilus twitching motility protein PilT, which produces MIKIDDLFRIAVDRRASDVHIVSGKPPILRIDGNLVEVEGIPPLAPKDTQALIFSIMNDKQKQLFIGDRELDMSYEIPGGYRFRVNCHWERNNAGLVARIISQQIPAMEDLAMPQVVYDLIKQKQGLILVTGPTGCGKSTSLAAMIDYINNDRAAHIITLEDPIEFIYESKKSIIKQRQLGTDILSFGQALKHVLRQDPNVILVGEMRDLETISATITLAETGHLVLATLHTFNAAQTVDRIIDVFPPYQQDQVRIQLSLFLKGIISQQLLPRMNGGRISSREILINTPAIANLIRENKVAQIKTVIQTSAEDGMITMDQDLKRLYDAGEIAEDIARAYMLNPETLKG; this is translated from the coding sequence ATGATTAAAATTGACGACCTGTTTCGCATCGCGGTTGACCGCCGGGCCTCCGACGTCCATATTGTTTCCGGCAAACCACCAATCCTCCGCATTGATGGGAATTTAGTTGAGGTTGAAGGTATTCCACCCTTGGCGCCAAAAGACACCCAGGCGTTGATTTTCTCCATCATGAATGACAAGCAGAAGCAGTTGTTCATTGGTGACCGGGAATTGGATATGTCCTACGAGATTCCCGGTGGGTATCGCTTCCGTGTGAATTGTCACTGGGAGCGTAACAACGCCGGTTTAGTTGCGCGTATCATTTCCCAGCAAATTCCAGCCATGGAAGATTTGGCCATGCCGCAGGTAGTGTACGACCTGATCAAGCAGAAGCAGGGGCTCATTTTGGTCACTGGCCCTACGGGTTGTGGGAAGTCCACTTCCTTGGCTGCCATGATTGACTACATTAATAATGACCGTGCGGCGCACATCATCACCCTGGAAGATCCCATTGAATTCATCTACGAATCCAAGAAGTCCATTATCAAGCAGCGCCAACTTGGAACGGACATTCTCTCCTTTGGCCAGGCACTGAAGCATGTGTTGCGCCAAGACCCCAACGTGATTTTGGTGGGGGAAATGCGCGATTTGGAAACCATTTCTGCCACCATTACCTTGGCGGAGACTGGACACTTGGTTCTGGCTACCCTGCACACCTTCAACGCCGCGCAAACCGTGGATCGCATCATCGACGTGTTCCCACCCTACCAGCAAGACCAAGTCCGCATTCAGCTCTCCCTCTTCTTAAAGGGAATTATCTCCCAGCAGCTCTTGCCCCGGATGAATGGCGGACGTATTTCGTCCCGGGAAATTCTCATTAACACGCCAGCAATTGCAAACTTGATTCGGGAGAACAAGGTGGCGCAAATTAAAACCGTCATTCAAACGTCGGCAGAAGATGGCATGATCACCATGGACCAAGATTTGAAGCGTTTGTACGACGCGGGGGAAATTGCGGAAGACATTGCCCGGGCGTACATGCTGAATCCAGAAACACTGAAAGGGTAA
- a CDS encoding DUF1801 domain-containing protein yields MTNEITAYNNLQAKKEKSICDALRRVIDASLPKAESKVWHGGPVWFLAGNPIVGYSLRKQGVQLLFWSGMSFAETDLLPVGNVKKFKAAGVIYTDRKELKHALIKRWLRKAKTIQWDYKNIIKRRGKLVRLK; encoded by the coding sequence ATGACTAACGAGATAACCGCTTACAATAATTTACAAGCAAAGAAGGAGAAAAGCATTTGCGATGCCCTACGTCGGGTGATTGATGCCTCTTTGCCAAAGGCTGAGAGTAAAGTGTGGCACGGTGGGCCAGTGTGGTTTTTGGCTGGGAATCCAATTGTTGGTTACTCGCTGCGGAAGCAGGGTGTGCAGCTTCTGTTCTGGAGCGGTATGTCGTTTGCTGAAACAGACCTCCTGCCCGTTGGGAACGTCAAAAAGTTCAAGGCTGCTGGTGTTATCTACACTGACCGTAAGGAGCTGAAGCATGCACTCATCAAACGTTGGCTGCGGAAAGCAAAAACCATCCAGTGGGATTATAAGAATATTATCAAGCGACGAGGGAAACTGGTGCGGCTGAAGTAG